A stretch of the Streptococcus suis genome encodes the following:
- a CDS encoding XRE family transcriptional regulator — translation MNDKEFGQRVRYLREKLAITREEFCEDELELSVRQLSRIEAGQCKPTFSKIGFIASRLNMGLYELMPDYVQLPERYSRLKYEVLRTPTYGDQFLVEQRDQMLTIIYDEYYDELPEEEKIAIDAFQSTIDVFETRSNQFGKEILDDYFEQVHRKEKYSINDLLIIRLYLEHIRDRDTDATIYHYFSSLITHLPNQQEVMDSKELFILRDVILISIGILGDREDYEKIPSLFDALDKIMVLTQDFQKKPILNLLKWKYELHVNKNRDAAQSYFEEATLFAKLIGNDYLVHKIKEDWEEDSRL, via the coding sequence GTGAACGATAAGGAATTTGGGCAACGTGTGAGATATTTACGGGAGAAATTAGCAATTACGCGTGAAGAATTCTGTGAAGATGAACTAGAATTATCTGTTCGTCAATTGAGTCGTATAGAAGCGGGACAATGCAAACCAACTTTTTCAAAGATAGGTTTTATAGCAAGCAGGTTGAATATGGGTTTATATGAGCTTATGCCGGATTATGTCCAACTTCCGGAACGCTATTCGCGTCTAAAATATGAGGTATTACGAACTCCTACCTATGGAGACCAATTTTTGGTAGAACAACGCGATCAAATGTTGACAATCATTTATGATGAATATTACGATGAGCTCCCAGAAGAAGAAAAAATAGCTATTGATGCTTTTCAGTCTACAATTGATGTATTTGAAACACGGTCTAATCAATTTGGCAAAGAGATTTTGGACGATTATTTTGAACAAGTTCATCGTAAAGAAAAGTATTCGATAAATGACTTGTTAATCATTCGACTATACCTTGAGCATATTAGAGATAGGGACACTGACGCAACAATCTATCACTATTTTTCCTCACTTATTACCCACCTGCCTAATCAACAGGAGGTAATGGATTCAAAAGAGTTATTTATTCTAAGGGATGTTATATTAATCTCAATAGGGATTTTAGGAGATCGAGAAGACTATGAGAAAATCCCGTCTCTTTTTGATGCTTTAGATAAAATAATGGTTTTAACTCAAGATTTTCAAAAGAAACCTATTTTAAACTTATTGAAGTGGAAATACGAGCTCCACGTTAATAAGAACAGAGATGCCGCACAGAGTTACTTTGAAGAAGCTACCCTTTTTGCGAAGCTAATTGGAAATGATTATCTAGTTCACAAAATTAAAGAAGACTGGGAAGAGGATTCACGACTTTAG
- a CDS encoding HAD family hydrolase produces MIPTFIWDLDGTLLDSYEAILAGIQETYEQFGLPFDRKEVRKYILRYSVKDLLVRDADKYGLNSDELNRVRATSLKEKNTQIPLMTGARDILDWTVEQGIQNFVYTHKSDNAFQVLEDLGVRHHFTEILTSDSGFARKPSPEALLFLIDKYGLEKEHTYYIGDRRLDVETAIHAGIHSINLQIDGIKENKKITNLQEIVELNFS; encoded by the coding sequence ATGATACCGACATTTATTTGGGATTTGGACGGAACACTGTTGGATTCCTATGAGGCGATATTGGCTGGAATTCAAGAAACTTATGAGCAGTTTGGTCTTCCTTTTGACCGTAAAGAGGTGAGAAAATATATTCTCCGTTATTCTGTTAAAGACTTGCTGGTGCGTGATGCAGATAAGTATGGTCTGAATAGTGATGAACTCAACCGTGTACGAGCGACTTCCTTGAAGGAGAAAAATACGCAAATTCCTTTGATGACTGGTGCGCGTGATATTTTAGATTGGACTGTGGAGCAAGGGATACAAAATTTTGTCTATACCCATAAGAGTGACAATGCCTTTCAGGTGTTGGAAGATTTGGGCGTCCGACACCATTTCACAGAAATCTTGACAAGCGATTCTGGCTTTGCCCGCAAACCAAGTCCAGAAGCTCTGCTATTTCTCATAGACAAGTACGGTCTGGAAAAGGAACATACTTACTATATTGGTGACCGTCGGCTTGATGTGGAGACAGCTATTCATGCGGGAATACACAGTATCAACTTGCAGATTGACGGGATAAAAGAGAACAAAAAGATCACCAATTTACAGGAGATTGTGGAGCTAAATTTTAGTTAG
- the ruvB gene encoding Holliday junction branch migration DNA helicase RuvB yields the protein MTRILDMEPMQDEEYVERTLRPQKLNEYIGQDKVKDQLKIFIEAAKLRDEALDHTLLFGPPGLGKTTMAFVIANELGVNIKQTSGPVIEKAGDLVALLNDLEPGDVLFIDEIHRMPMAVEEILYSAMEDFYIDIMIGTGEANRSVHLDLPPFTLIGATTRAGMLSNPLRARFGISSHMEYYELADLTEIVERTADIFEMEITHEAAIELARRSRGTPRIANRLLKRVRDFAQIMGDGLIDETITDKALTMLDVDREGLDYVDQKILRTMIEMYGGGPVGLNTLSVNIAEERETVEDMYEPYLIQKGFLMRTRTGRVATAKAYEHLGYPYREK from the coding sequence ATGACAAGAATTTTAGATATGGAACCGATGCAGGACGAGGAATACGTTGAGCGTACCTTACGTCCGCAAAAATTAAATGAATATATTGGACAAGACAAGGTCAAGGATCAGCTGAAAATTTTTATTGAAGCTGCCAAATTACGCGATGAAGCCTTAGACCACACTCTTCTTTTTGGACCTCCAGGGTTGGGTAAGACCACCATGGCTTTTGTTATTGCCAATGAGTTGGGAGTTAATATCAAGCAGACCAGCGGACCTGTTATTGAGAAAGCTGGCGATTTGGTTGCATTACTCAATGATTTGGAACCGGGAGATGTTCTCTTTATCGACGAAATTCATCGTATGCCGATGGCTGTTGAGGAAATTCTCTACAGTGCCATGGAGGATTTTTACATTGATATTATGATTGGAACCGGGGAAGCGAATCGCTCTGTACACTTGGACTTACCACCTTTTACTTTGATTGGTGCTACCACACGTGCAGGGATGTTATCCAATCCACTGCGGGCTCGTTTTGGTATTTCTAGTCACATGGAGTATTATGAGTTGGCTGATTTGACTGAGATAGTTGAGCGCACAGCGGATATCTTTGAGATGGAGATTACTCATGAGGCAGCAATTGAATTGGCTCGTCGATCACGTGGGACCCCTCGTATTGCTAATCGCCTCCTGAAGCGGGTACGGGATTTTGCCCAGATAATGGGAGATGGGTTGATTGACGAAACGATCACTGATAAAGCCTTAACGATGTTAGATGTGGACCGTGAAGGGTTGGACTATGTGGATCAAAAGATTCTCCGTACCATGATTGAGATGTATGGCGGTGGTCCCGTCGGTCTCAATACCCTTTCGGTCAATATCGCTGAAGAGCGCGAAACAGTGGAGGATATGTACGAACCCTACCTAATTCAGAAAGGTTTCCTCATGCGGACCCGGACGGGGCGGGTCGCGACCGCCAAAGCCTACGAGCATTTGGGCTATCCTTATAGGGAAAAATAA
- a CDS encoding amino acid ABC transporter permease, protein MDWIFIRESVPLYQEAFILTIRLAFFGIIGALGLGLIISIIRYYRIPVFQQISTAYVELSRNTPLVIQLFFLYYGLPRLGIVLDAEVCAIAGLIFLGGSYMAESFRSGFEAIKKSQIEIGASLGLTNWQIFLYILLPQSLAIALPSFSANIIFLIKETSVFSIIALADLMYVAQDLIGLQYETDEALFLLVSSYLIILLPLSLFFYYLERRIRHAGYGH, encoded by the coding sequence CTGGATTGGATCTTTATTCGAGAATCTGTCCCACTCTATCAAGAGGCATTCATTCTAACGATCAGACTCGCATTCTTCGGGATTATAGGCGCTTTGGGCTTGGGTTTGATTATTAGTATCATCCGTTATTACCGTATTCCAGTTTTTCAACAGATTTCTACAGCTTATGTTGAATTGTCACGAAATACCCCCTTGGTCATTCAACTTTTCTTCCTCTACTATGGTTTACCGAGATTGGGAATTGTGCTGGATGCTGAAGTCTGTGCCATTGCTGGTTTGATTTTTCTTGGTGGTTCTTACATGGCAGAATCTTTCCGCAGTGGCTTTGAAGCTATCAAGAAAAGTCAGATAGAAATCGGAGCTAGTTTGGGGCTAACAAATTGGCAAATTTTCCTATATATTTTGCTACCTCAATCACTAGCTATCGCCTTGCCTTCATTTAGTGCTAATATTATCTTTCTAATAAAAGAAACTTCCGTCTTCTCCATTATTGCCTTGGCCGACCTTATGTACGTCGCTCAAGATTTGATCGGACTACAATACGAAACTGACGAAGCCCTCTTTCTCCTAGTGAGTTCCTATTTAATCATCTTGCTACCGCTTTCGCTCTTCTTCTATTATCTTGAAAGGAGGATTCGCCATGCAGGATATGGGCATTAA
- a CDS encoding quinol oxidase, producing MTELEIVSEVVDHEATYRRSRRASRKQSVKLNKEFGKTILKTKIWPALVWSIVLSFCSVVNPLLTSFATNIQTQNLYAGMAMMKGQIPYGDFFGTSGLLFYLLALLGNVGGNFIIFGVLQFIALLIAGVYFYKIIAYFSRSEKVALSASHWFYIFIFALGFGGLYAEMFALPFILTSIWFLVRYFENAVTDEAFILYGVDAALVFLIYPKSLILWVVAGIVLVVYNVQHHQMARGFYQLLAALFGFLLILYSVGYYAFEAQVLGTAIQQTFLYNLRLDFQHATVLMDLTIVILFLLLSGFVKNAIQTLFSFRQEKYTYIKVLMLLVFIIQLIFIVGSAHFQWSQLVLLLPYGFVMAVILTQEEYEDTNSSYARRHFFLPVFIGLGILAQPAYIYSVQGDLRADRQEVAQYISSQTENSDKVYAWDNSAGVYISSQRLSAATITTAEPFLNTDENVNSLIYDLNKSESKYVVVNKYISMLDKVKTILESQYKAIQTTDHFIIYQKNE from the coding sequence ATGACAGAATTAGAAATAGTTTCTGAGGTCGTTGATCACGAAGCAACCTATCGACGTAGCCGTAGAGCATCACGTAAGCAGTCAGTTAAGCTAAACAAAGAATTTGGTAAGACAATATTAAAAACAAAGATTTGGCCAGCGCTTGTCTGGAGTATTGTCTTAAGTTTTTGTAGCGTAGTAAACCCGTTGCTAACATCGTTTGCGACCAACATACAGACTCAGAATTTATATGCAGGAATGGCCATGATGAAGGGCCAAATTCCATACGGTGATTTTTTTGGAACAAGTGGTTTATTATTTTACTTATTGGCCTTATTAGGGAATGTGGGTGGAAATTTTATCATTTTTGGCGTTCTCCAATTCATCGCATTGCTGATAGCAGGAGTCTATTTTTATAAGATTATTGCTTATTTTAGCCGGTCCGAAAAAGTTGCCCTTAGTGCAAGCCATTGGTTTTATATATTCATCTTTGCTCTTGGCTTCGGAGGATTGTATGCTGAGATGTTTGCCCTCCCTTTCATTTTAACCAGTATCTGGTTTTTAGTTCGTTACTTTGAGAACGCAGTGACTGACGAAGCATTTATTCTTTATGGCGTAGATGCCGCCCTCGTTTTTCTTATCTATCCGAAAAGCTTAATTCTTTGGGTAGTAGCAGGTATAGTTTTAGTTGTCTACAATGTTCAGCACCATCAGATGGCTCGCGGATTTTACCAATTATTGGCAGCTCTTTTTGGATTTCTGCTTATTTTGTATTCGGTCGGGTATTATGCATTTGAAGCACAAGTTTTAGGAACAGCAATTCAGCAGACATTTTTATATAATCTTCGTTTAGATTTTCAACATGCGACAGTACTTATGGATTTGACAATTGTCATTCTTTTCCTCCTACTGTCTGGATTTGTAAAAAATGCCATCCAAACCTTATTTTCATTTAGACAAGAAAAATATACTTACATTAAGGTCTTAATGTTACTAGTATTCATTATCCAATTAATTTTCATCGTTGGAAGTGCACATTTTCAGTGGAGTCAATTGGTCCTACTTTTGCCATATGGATTTGTGATGGCGGTAATACTTACTCAGGAGGAATATGAGGATACTAATAGTAGTTATGCGCGTCGTCATTTCTTTCTACCTGTATTTATTGGATTAGGAATTCTTGCACAACCTGCCTATATTTATTCAGTTCAAGGAGATTTAAGAGCCGATCGTCAAGAAGTTGCCCAGTACATCAGTAGCCAAACAGAAAACTCAGACAAAGTTTATGCTTGGGATAATAGTGCAGGTGTTTACATTTCAAGCCAGCGCTTATCGGCAGCGACGATAACGACAGCAGAGCCATTTCTAAATACAGATGAAAATGTGAATAGTTTGATATACGACTTAAATAAGAGTGAATCAAAATACGTGGTTGTAAATAAATATATTTCCATGTTAGACAAGGTGAAAACAATTCTCGAATCTCAATATAAAGCTATTCAAACAACAGACCATTTTATTATTTATCAAAAGAATGAATGA
- a CDS encoding GNAT family N-acetyltransferase — protein MAEQMNHIASLFGNWPETIIWSCLEGTMGQVYVDDSQSPQSALALYGRQSFFVFLAGQPHRDLLKICEGKDMILVPQNQNWSDLIEGTYGDGIRSFTRYATKKDTEFDLGYLQKLVDDLPESFDMKRIDRNLYEACLVEEWSRDLVGNYIDVEQFLDLGLGYVILHKGQVVSGASSYASYSAGIEIEVDTREDYRGLGLAKACAAQLILACLDRGLYPSWDAHTLTSLKLAEQLGYQLDKPYRAYEWR, from the coding sequence ATGGCAGAGCAGATGAACCATATAGCTAGCTTATTTGGAAATTGGCCAGAAACCATCATTTGGTCCTGTTTAGAAGGCACAATGGGGCAAGTTTATGTTGATGATAGTCAGTCGCCCCAGTCAGCTCTAGCTCTTTATGGACGGCAGAGCTTCTTTGTTTTTTTAGCTGGCCAGCCACATCGAGACTTGCTAAAAATCTGCGAAGGTAAGGATATGATTCTAGTCCCTCAAAACCAAAACTGGTCTGACTTGATAGAAGGGACTTACGGAGACGGGATTCGGTCCTTTACCCGCTATGCTACGAAAAAGGACACTGAGTTTGACCTTGGGTATTTACAGAAACTGGTTGATGACTTGCCTGAAAGCTTTGATATGAAACGGATTGACCGTAATCTGTACGAGGCTTGTCTGGTAGAGGAATGGTCACGGGATTTGGTGGGAAATTATATAGATGTGGAACAATTTTTGGACTTGGGTCTGGGATATGTCATCTTGCATAAGGGACAGGTGGTCTCAGGGGCTTCATCCTATGCCAGCTATTCAGCTGGGATTGAGATAGAAGTGGATACTAGGGAAGACTATCGAGGTCTGGGTTTGGCAAAAGCCTGTGCGGCTCAGTTAATTTTAGCTTGTTTAGACCGCGGACTCTATCCAAGCTGGGATGCCCACACCTTGACATCCTTGAAACTAGCTGAACAATTGGGTTACCAATTGGACAAGCCCTATCGAGCATATGAATGGAGATAA
- a CDS encoding amino acid ABC transporter ATP-binding protein → MSQPVLELQNITKNFGQQTILNHLSLSVKEGEVVVILGPSGCGKSTLLRCINKLESIQEGDILLDGQSILSGTLSLQDIRQKIGMVFQDYELFPHMDVLQNLTLAPVKALKRKKEEVQAEAETLLKRVGLEHKKHSYARELSGGQKQRVAIIRSLLMHPEILLFDEVTASLDPEMVREVLVLINDLAKEGRTMLIVTHEMEFARAIADRIIFMDKGEIIEENTVQNFFQHPQTQRAQAFLTTFDFNHF, encoded by the coding sequence GTGAGTCAACCAGTCTTAGAATTACAAAATATTACTAAAAATTTTGGTCAGCAAACCATTCTCAACCATCTTTCCTTATCCGTTAAGGAAGGGGAAGTCGTCGTCATCTTAGGCCCCTCTGGTTGTGGGAAGAGTACACTACTACGCTGTATTAACAAGCTGGAAAGCATTCAAGAGGGCGATATTTTACTAGATGGCCAATCTATTCTGTCTGGAACACTTTCTCTACAGGATATTCGGCAAAAAATCGGTATGGTTTTTCAAGATTATGAATTATTCCCACACATGGATGTCTTGCAAAATCTGACCCTTGCTCCTGTCAAAGCCTTAAAACGAAAAAAAGAAGAGGTCCAAGCAGAAGCCGAGACCTTGCTAAAACGGGTAGGACTAGAGCATAAAAAACATAGCTATGCCAGAGAATTATCTGGCGGGCAAAAGCAACGGGTAGCTATCATTCGTTCCCTGCTGATGCATCCTGAAATATTATTATTTGATGAAGTCACTGCTTCTCTTGACCCAGAAATGGTTCGGGAAGTCTTGGTTCTCATCAATGATTTGGCAAAAGAAGGACGGACCATGCTGATTGTGACGCATGAAATGGAATTCGCACGCGCCATTGCTGACCGCATCATTTTCATGGACAAAGGAGAAATTATCGAAGAAAATACCGTTCAGAATTTCTTCCAACATCCACAAACGCAACGGGCTCAAGCCTTTCTAACAACTTTTGACTTTAATCATTTTTAA
- a CDS encoding bifunctional folylpolyglutamate synthase/dihydrofolate synthase: MLENWLNTKQGQVFHYKMEKIEYALELLGNPQFAVPVIHVAGTNGKGSTIAFMRHLFQAHGMRVGSFVSPHMVSVHDRICIDSEPISDHDFQNYLQKVYDLEQEIAARYEPFRYFEVMVLIMFLYFEAQQPDVALVEVGIGGLLDTTNVVAPALSVIISIGMDHQDLLGSTLREIAEQKAGIIKENVPVVLGPLSPETTAICRQIALDNQAPVYQFGQEFTYKTGQFSNPAIDLSELVLGLAGHHQEENAAVALQTFLLYMTNIQKDIQPQLIQKALAQTSWPGRLELVAQEPKIYLDGAHNVPAIERLVEFIQEQEEPVTILFSALRRKDFQEMLGLLEKRLPHVPLILTSFAYDGALSEKNQQDRDFVADYQQFIEKWQSDGQGILIITGSLYFISEVRRKFINKKLFK, from the coding sequence ATGTTAGAAAATTGGTTAAACACCAAACAGGGTCAGGTGTTTCATTACAAGATGGAAAAGATTGAGTATGCCCTAGAACTGCTAGGGAATCCCCAGTTTGCAGTTCCGGTCATTCATGTTGCTGGAACCAATGGCAAGGGATCGACCATTGCCTTTATGCGCCATCTATTTCAGGCACATGGTATGCGTGTTGGAAGTTTTGTATCCCCCCACATGGTGAGTGTGCACGACAGGATTTGTATTGACAGCGAGCCCATTTCAGACCATGATTTTCAGAATTATTTACAGAAAGTCTACGACTTGGAGCAGGAAATCGCCGCTCGTTATGAGCCTTTTCGCTATTTTGAGGTCATGGTGCTCATTATGTTCCTCTATTTCGAAGCTCAACAACCCGATGTGGCACTAGTAGAGGTGGGCATCGGAGGGCTTTTGGATACGACCAATGTCGTGGCACCAGCCCTAAGCGTTATCATCTCCATCGGCATGGACCATCAGGATTTACTAGGCTCGACCTTAAGGGAAATAGCAGAGCAGAAAGCAGGGATTATCAAGGAAAACGTGCCTGTCGTCCTAGGACCACTTTCTCCAGAAACCACAGCTATCTGTCGCCAAATTGCCCTTGACAATCAAGCACCTGTCTACCAATTTGGTCAGGAATTCACCTATAAAACAGGACAGTTCAGCAATCCGGCCATCGACCTGTCAGAATTGGTTTTGGGTCTGGCTGGCCATCATCAAGAAGAGAATGCGGCCGTAGCCCTACAAACTTTTCTACTCTATATGACCAATATCCAAAAAGACATTCAACCTCAGTTGATTCAAAAAGCCCTTGCCCAAACCAGCTGGCCTGGTCGTTTGGAATTGGTTGCTCAAGAGCCAAAAATCTATTTGGATGGAGCCCACAATGTCCCAGCTATCGAACGTCTGGTTGAATTTATTCAAGAACAAGAAGAACCTGTTACTATTCTCTTTTCAGCCCTTCGGCGTAAGGACTTTCAAGAAATGTTGGGGTTGTTAGAGAAAAGACTGCCTCATGTTCCCCTTATTTTGACTAGCTTTGCTTATGACGGTGCCTTGTCCGAGAAGAATCAACAAGATCGAGACTTTGTTGCGGATTATCAACAATTTATTGAGAAGTGGCAATCTGATGGGCAAGGGATTTTGATTATCACAGGTTCCCTTTACTTTATATCGGAAGTTCGTCGGAAGTTTATAAATAAGAAACTTTTCAAATAG
- a CDS encoding amino acid ABC transporter permease yields MQDMGIKVLLEGNNLQRLLVGLSVTLWISFLSIGISSVAGLLVGIIMTSKNRLIVWIFRIYLETIRIVPQLVLLFLFYFGLARGFNINISGELAAIIVFSLWGTAEMGDLVRGAITSLPKHQFDSGLALGLSKRSLYRYVIIPQVLRRLLPQAINLVTRMIKTSSLVILIGVVEVNKIGQQIIDFYRTSSPSVSLWIYGVIFCIYFMICFPISAFSRYLESIWKE; encoded by the coding sequence ATGCAGGATATGGGCATTAAAGTCTTACTAGAGGGGAATAATTTGCAACGACTATTAGTCGGACTGAGTGTCACACTCTGGATTTCCTTTCTCTCCATTGGCATTTCAAGCGTTGCAGGGCTATTAGTAGGAATCATCATGACATCAAAAAATAGACTGATAGTATGGATATTCAGAATTTACTTAGAAACCATTCGAATTGTTCCACAGCTGGTTCTACTCTTCCTTTTCTACTTTGGATTAGCACGGGGATTCAATATCAATATTTCAGGTGAATTGGCCGCGATTATAGTATTCTCACTTTGGGGGACAGCTGAAATGGGAGATTTAGTTCGAGGAGCCATCACTTCTCTACCTAAACACCAATTCGATAGCGGATTAGCATTGGGGTTAAGCAAACGAAGTCTCTATCGCTATGTCATCATTCCTCAAGTTCTACGCAGACTACTCCCACAGGCAATTAACTTGGTCACCCGCATGATTAAGACCAGCTCCTTGGTTATCCTCATTGGCGTGGTTGAGGTAAATAAAATCGGGCAACAGATTATTGATTTTTACAGGACTAGCTCTCCAAGCGTGTCCTTATGGATTTACGGAGTGATTTTCTGTATTTACTTTATGATTTGTTTCCCAATATCTGCATTTTCTCGCTATCTTGAATCGATTTGGAAGGAGTGA
- a CDS encoding amino acid ABC transporter substrate-binding protein, protein MKIFKPIFAIFSVLAAVILVACSNANSSSTSSSSSTSGATARTLEEIKESGTVKIGVFSDKKPFGYVDANGEYQGYDVYLGNRLAKELGVEVEYVPVEAANRVEYLTSAKVDIILANFTVTDERKEQVDFALPYMKVSLGIVSPSSAVITDPEQLNGKTLIVSKGTTAELYFEENYPEVKLQKYNQYSEAYAALLDGRGDAMSTDNTEVLAWALENKGFEVGVKALGDVDTIAPAVQKGNTELLDFINQTIEKLGEEEFFHKAYQETLQPVYGDAAQADDLVVEGGVIK, encoded by the coding sequence ATGAAAATCTTTAAACCTATTTTTGCTATTTTTAGTGTCTTAGCTGCAGTTATTTTAGTTGCCTGCAGTAATGCAAACAGTTCTTCAACTAGTTCCAGCAGTTCCACAAGCGGGGCAACCGCACGTACTCTTGAAGAAATCAAAGAAAGTGGAACAGTCAAGATCGGTGTTTTCAGTGACAAGAAACCATTTGGCTATGTGGATGCAAATGGTGAATACCAAGGATATGACGTCTATCTAGGCAACCGTTTGGCAAAAGAATTGGGCGTCGAGGTAGAATACGTCCCTGTCGAAGCCGCAAACCGTGTGGAGTATCTCACTTCTGCCAAGGTTGACATCATCCTAGCCAATTTTACAGTAACAGATGAGCGAAAAGAACAAGTAGACTTCGCCCTTCCTTACATGAAAGTATCCCTCGGTATCGTGTCTCCTAGCTCTGCTGTCATCACTGATCCAGAACAACTCAATGGTAAAACTCTCATCGTCAGCAAAGGTACCACAGCTGAACTTTATTTCGAAGAGAATTATCCAGAAGTCAAACTTCAAAAATACAACCAATACAGCGAAGCCTATGCTGCCCTCTTAGACGGACGTGGCGATGCCATGAGTACAGACAATACCGAAGTTCTCGCATGGGCCTTGGAAAACAAAGGTTTCGAAGTTGGTGTAAAAGCTCTAGGAGATGTAGACACTATCGCTCCTGCCGTCCAAAAAGGAAATACCGAATTACTTGATTTCATCAACCAAACAATTGAAAAACTTGGTGAGGAAGAATTCTTCCATAAAGCCTACCAAGAAACTCTTCAACCAGTATATGGTGATGCTGCTCAAGCTGATGATCT